In Streptomyces sp. NBC_00878, a single window of DNA contains:
- a CDS encoding RNA polymerase sigma factor has product MRRELSWDEIAGHRDRLMRLVRRRLPTAQDAEDCVQEAMLRAAAYGDLDRDRIGPFLTSVALRLCVDHYRELERSRRLLPRAADVRTPEMPDEGVCDQDFGRWLLRQVHLLRGRERQVVLARAHGISTLEFARIHQISVKAAEGAFTRGRARLRLVCAKALDGVAA; this is encoded by the coding sequence ATGCGAAGGGAGTTATCCTGGGATGAAATCGCCGGTCATCGCGACAGACTCATGAGGCTGGTCCGCCGGCGGCTTCCCACCGCGCAGGACGCGGAGGACTGCGTACAGGAAGCGATGCTGAGGGCCGCCGCGTACGGCGATCTGGACCGGGACCGGATCGGTCCCTTTCTGACCTCGGTCGCCCTGCGGCTGTGCGTCGACCACTACCGCGAGCTGGAGCGGAGCCGGCGGCTGCTGCCCCGTGCCGCGGACGTGCGGACGCCCGAGATGCCGGACGAAGGCGTCTGCGACCAGGACTTCGGGCGCTGGCTGCTCCGCCAGGTGCACCTCTTGCGGGGCCGGGAGCGACAGGTCGTGCTGGCCCGTGCCCATGGAATCTCCACGCTGGAATTCGCCCGCATCCACCAGATCTCGGTCAAGGCGGCCGAGGGCGCGTTCACACGCGGACGTGCGCGGCTTCGGCTGGTCTGCGCCAAAGCCCTGGACGGCGTCGCGGCATAG
- a CDS encoding AarF/ABC1/UbiB kinase family protein: MGAMLGSRLRLVVKVLGSLVADEVGQVARERRRARRDPSPVDGETSAGDGSRRAKAVRHALESLGPFYVKLGQILSTRPDMVPASMIAELQNLHDQVDVQPFSVFEPVLRDELGADWKLRFDDIDTTRPLGAASLAQVYRVTLPGGRPAVVKVQRPGIRDTVHADMALMRKASRIVARTAPRFNEVIDVEAMLGSIFDAMEPELDFTGEARNMDEARENIRRYPTLDVPRVLHATPKVLVQSLAPGASVRHLDRARFSDRERTDIGKDLLRFMYRGYFVDRMFHADPHAGNVFAQPGGPATLIDWGMTGRLDRRTSLQLLPLLMAIAQNDGHGLAHAWADMGRVTAWSNLPAFAADMAALVPKVATASLEDINFGVSLTTVLEKATRRGIGSAPAISLLGKSFANLEGSVRCLAPDIALAEVFKAEARGIIMALIREYFSLDQVARNTMDLLSAAASAPEQWRGLLSDAANRQFALQLHEPHTPAAMGGHRSWSPSRGLMALGAAALLLDRRRATR, encoded by the coding sequence ATGGGTGCCATGCTCGGCAGTCGGCTTCGGCTGGTGGTGAAGGTGCTCGGAAGCCTCGTCGCCGACGAGGTCGGACAGGTGGCGCGGGAGCGTCGGCGGGCCAGGCGCGACCCGTCCCCGGTGGACGGCGAGACCTCCGCCGGGGACGGGTCGCGCCGCGCCAAGGCGGTGCGGCACGCTCTCGAAAGCCTCGGCCCGTTCTATGTGAAGCTCGGTCAGATCCTCTCGACCCGGCCCGACATGGTGCCCGCATCCATGATCGCCGAGCTGCAGAACCTCCACGACCAGGTCGACGTCCAGCCGTTCTCCGTCTTCGAACCCGTACTCCGGGACGAGCTCGGCGCGGACTGGAAGCTGCGCTTCGACGACATCGACACGACCCGCCCGCTCGGGGCGGCCTCCCTGGCACAGGTGTACCGGGTCACCCTGCCCGGCGGTCGGCCCGCCGTGGTGAAGGTCCAGCGGCCCGGCATCCGGGACACGGTCCACGCGGACATGGCCCTGATGCGCAAGGCGTCCAGGATCGTCGCCCGGACGGCACCCCGCTTCAACGAGGTCATCGACGTGGAGGCGATGCTCGGCTCCATCTTCGACGCGATGGAACCCGAACTCGACTTCACCGGCGAGGCCCGCAACATGGACGAGGCCCGCGAGAACATCCGCCGCTACCCGACCCTGGACGTGCCCCGCGTCCTCCACGCCACCCCGAAGGTACTCGTCCAGTCGCTGGCCCCCGGCGCGTCCGTACGCCACCTCGACCGCGCCCGGTTCAGCGACCGCGAGCGCACGGACATCGGCAAGGACCTGCTGCGGTTCATGTACCGGGGCTACTTCGTCGACCGGATGTTCCACGCCGACCCGCACGCGGGCAACGTCTTCGCGCAGCCCGGCGGCCCGGCCACGCTCATCGACTGGGGGATGACCGGCCGCCTCGACCGCCGCACGAGCCTGCAACTGCTGCCGCTCCTCATGGCCATCGCCCAGAACGACGGCCACGGCCTCGCCCATGCCTGGGCCGACATGGGCCGGGTCACCGCCTGGTCGAACCTGCCGGCGTTCGCCGCCGACATGGCCGCGCTGGTCCCGAAGGTCGCCACGGCCTCCCTGGAGGACATCAACTTCGGGGTGTCCCTGACCACCGTCCTGGAGAAGGCGACCCGGCGAGGCATCGGCTCGGCGCCCGCCATCTCCCTGCTCGGCAAGTCCTTCGCGAACCTGGAGGGTTCGGTGCGCTGCCTCGCACCGGACATCGCCCTCGCGGAGGTGTTCAAGGCGGAGGCGCGCGGCATCATCATGGCCCTCATCCGCGAGTACTTCTCCCTGGACCAGGTCGCCCGCAACACGATGGACCTGCTGTCCGCCGCCGCGTCGGCCCCCGAGCAGTGGCGCGGACTGCTCTCCGACGCCGCCAACCGCCAGTTCGCGCTCCAGCTCCATGAGCCGCATACGCCCGCCGCCATGGGCGGGCACCGATCCTGGTCGCCCTCGCGCGGCCTGATGGCACTGGGCGCGGCAGCCCTGCTGCTCGACCGCCGCCGCGCCACCCGCTGA
- a CDS encoding penicillin acylase family protein: MTVSGTYRDAWGIPHLRASDPLRLAFAQGKNAAHDRAWQIEAERHRSRGTTASFLGVAAVPWDRFVRRARLDDTARRCFGTLEEETAAWVSAYVDGVNAGLERGAARAPEFAAAGVVPEPWERWTPLGVWLAHHILFAGFPTKLWREEVARRLGDEALELFAADGPGTAGSNGWLVSGDRTASGAALIAGDPHRVIQDPGFYQQIHLSCPEYDVVGFAVPGVPGIAHFGHTGTVAWAITNAMSDYHDLYRERLRPSGDGVEALGPSGWRPAVHHRETILVAGGDPVEIDVVETERGPVIIDGPAAAAEGPGGDHDCVLATSSTPGVTDLSSRGPSARYVWDLAHRENSLWAVPLGANGVPGGTHHRDQLPLWLRGGLVPVITDFACLTEDPGKPSLFWLVQYAHG, from the coding sequence ATCACGGTGAGCGGGACGTACCGGGACGCGTGGGGCATCCCGCATCTGCGAGCCTCCGATCCGCTGCGACTGGCCTTCGCCCAGGGGAAGAACGCGGCGCACGACCGGGCCTGGCAGATCGAGGCCGAAAGACATCGCTCGCGGGGCACCACGGCCTCCTTCCTCGGCGTGGCCGCCGTCCCCTGGGACCGTTTCGTCCGCCGGGCCCGGCTCGACGACACGGCCAGGCGCTGCTTCGGCACGCTGGAGGAGGAGACGGCGGCCTGGGTGTCGGCGTACGTCGACGGGGTGAACGCCGGCCTCGAACGGGGAGCGGCCCGCGCGCCCGAGTTCGCCGCCGCCGGGGTCGTCCCGGAGCCCTGGGAACGGTGGACACCCCTCGGTGTCTGGCTCGCCCACCACATCCTCTTCGCGGGGTTCCCGACCAAGCTGTGGCGCGAGGAGGTGGCACGCCGACTCGGTGACGAAGCCCTCGAACTCTTCGCCGCGGACGGTCCCGGCACCGCGGGCTCGAACGGCTGGCTGGTGTCGGGCGACCGCACCGCGTCCGGAGCCGCGCTCATCGCGGGCGACCCCCACCGAGTCATCCAGGACCCGGGCTTCTATCAGCAGATACACCTCTCCTGCCCGGAGTACGACGTCGTCGGCTTCGCCGTCCCCGGGGTGCCCGGCATCGCCCACTTCGGCCACACCGGGACCGTGGCCTGGGCCATCACCAACGCCATGTCCGACTACCACGACCTCTACCGGGAGCGCCTGCGCCCGTCGGGCGACGGTGTCGAGGCGCTGGGGCCTTCGGGATGGCGGCCGGCCGTCCACCACCGGGAGACCATCCTGGTCGCGGGCGGCGACCCGGTCGAGATCGACGTGGTCGAGACGGAGCGCGGGCCGGTCATCATCGACGGGCCCGCCGCGGCGGCCGAGGGCCCCGGTGGAGACCACGACTGTGTGCTGGCCACGTCGAGCACGCCCGGCGTGACCGATCTCAGCTCCCGTGGACCGTCCGCCCGGTATGTCTGGGACCTCGCCCACCGCGAGAACAGCCTCTGGGCCGTGCCCCTGGGCGCCAACGGCGTCCCGGGAGGCACACACCACCGGGATCAGCTTCCGTTGTGGCTGCGCGGCGGACTCGTGCCCGTCATCACGGATTTCGCGTGCCTCACCGAGGATCCGGGGAAGCCTAGTCTTTTTTGGCTTGTTCAATACGCACATGGCTGA
- a CDS encoding alpha/beta hydrolase-fold protein: protein MTDPATGLAADRENAFVAFGLPGKPGTDEFWAAARPPASVPADSGGWVTLFLWRGSEATIEFESWSEPVPLRRWGDTDCWYAEVRMPARLRVTYRFLAGDAAYADPFNPVGAGGDRSIAATPDAPAQPHWPVIGAGTDVVLPLPRTRLRWTSERLGGRRTVRVHPAGGGGPVVLLLDGDDWLYLHPAMTAFDSAVASGEMPPVTLVFLPSKDREAEFACRPELWEAVRNELLPLVAESDVSSDPDRLVVAGQSLGGLSAVYAALEFPELVSRVACQSGSFWWTPDAMGLADPLGGPLGGSIAGRLRDRRPELSGLRLAFDVGEHETRMVPHCEPVEALAAEAGAAVRVSRSPAGHDRAGWRHALLRDVAWALA from the coding sequence ATGACCGATCCCGCGACCGGCCTCGCGGCCGACCGGGAGAACGCCTTCGTCGCGTTCGGACTGCCCGGCAAACCCGGCACCGACGAGTTCTGGGCGGCGGCGAGGCCACCTGCGTCGGTCCCTGCCGACAGCGGTGGCTGGGTGACCCTGTTCCTGTGGCGCGGCTCTGAGGCGACCATCGAGTTCGAGAGCTGGTCGGAGCCGGTCCCCCTGCGCCGATGGGGCGACACGGACTGCTGGTACGCCGAGGTGCGCATGCCCGCGCGGCTGCGGGTGACCTACCGGTTCCTCGCCGGCGACGCGGCGTACGCCGACCCGTTCAACCCGGTCGGTGCGGGCGGCGACCGGTCCATCGCCGCGACCCCGGACGCCCCGGCCCAGCCCCACTGGCCCGTCATCGGCGCAGGCACCGACGTCGTACTGCCCCTCCCCCGCACCCGGCTCCGCTGGACCAGTGAACGGCTCGGCGGGCGGCGCACCGTACGGGTCCATCCGGCGGGCGGCGGCGGACCGGTGGTCCTGCTGCTCGACGGGGACGACTGGCTGTACCTGCACCCGGCCATGACCGCGTTCGACTCGGCCGTCGCCAGTGGTGAGATGCCCCCCGTCACCCTCGTCTTCCTTCCGAGCAAGGACAGGGAGGCCGAGTTCGCGTGCAGGCCCGAGCTCTGGGAGGCGGTCCGGAACGAACTGCTGCCGCTGGTGGCGGAGTCCGACGTCTCGTCCGACCCGGACCGGCTGGTGGTCGCCGGGCAGAGCCTCGGCGGGCTGAGCGCGGTGTACGCGGCGCTGGAGTTCCCGGAGCTGGTGTCGCGCGTGGCCTGCCAGTCGGGGTCGTTCTGGTGGACGCCGGACGCCATGGGCCTGGCCGACCCGTTGGGCGGCCCGCTCGGCGGATCCATCGCCGGGCGACTGCGGGACCGTAGGCCCGAACTGTCCGGGCTACGGCTCGCGTTCGACGTGGGGGAACACGAGACGCGGATGGTGCCGCACTGTGAGCCGGTTGAGGCCCTGGCCGCGGAGGCAGGCGCGGCCGTGCGGGTTTCGCGGTCGCCCGCGGGGCACGATCGGGCGGGTTGGCGGCACGCCCTGCTCAGGGATGTGGCCTGGGCCCTCGCGTAA
- a CDS encoding amidohydrolase — translation MLCTRLTNARFLTMDPDHPVAHDLGIWRGRIVGLDEEVTSLPARRVVDLQGATVLPGFIDSHVHLAWTGFRAGTPSVAPCVSVEDVLAAVAEAVARTPEGGWADLAGYDQRGLGRHLTAAELDKVSAGRKVFMMHDSGHGCMVNTAVLDLLPAGLPHEEGFLAEGAMGAARALRLPYSQQELADAIGLAARTCLAEGVTACAEAGIGGALFGHSPVELGAYQLAQEQGRLPLRVQLMVSADRLRPVTAHEDDGIPRALDLGLRTGFGDDRLSVGALKIYTDGGMMARTAALTGPYQGLDHAGQLQDDPETLADTIVDGHLAGWQLAVHAIGDRAADVALDALERAQRIRPRPGARHRIEHAGLIRPDQLDRFARLGVMAVIQPNFLRYFGDDYAAIMGQERAPWLYRGRGFLEHGVTLVGSSDRPVTDGSPLRAVQFMVERASVSGRVIGPDEGVTVDEALRAYTVAGAFACHWEDIAGSLTPGKRADLVVLVDDPRSVDTSRIGDIDVVATFVDGLETEESAL, via the coding sequence ATGCTCTGCACCAGACTGACGAACGCCCGTTTCCTCACCATGGATCCGGACCATCCCGTCGCCCATGACCTGGGCATCTGGCGGGGCCGGATCGTGGGCCTGGACGAGGAGGTGACCTCGTTGCCCGCCCGCAGGGTCGTCGACCTCCAGGGCGCCACCGTGCTGCCCGGGTTCATCGACAGCCATGTGCACCTGGCCTGGACCGGTTTCAGGGCGGGCACGCCGAGCGTGGCCCCGTGCGTGTCGGTCGAGGACGTGCTCGCCGCCGTGGCCGAAGCGGTGGCGCGTACGCCGGAAGGGGGCTGGGCGGACCTCGCGGGGTACGACCAGCGCGGTCTCGGACGCCATCTGACCGCCGCCGAGCTGGACAAGGTCAGCGCCGGACGCAAAGTGTTCATGATGCACGACTCCGGACACGGCTGTATGGTCAACACGGCCGTCCTGGACCTGCTGCCCGCCGGACTCCCGCACGAGGAGGGCTTCCTCGCCGAGGGCGCCATGGGAGCCGCGCGGGCGCTTCGACTCCCGTACTCCCAGCAGGAGTTGGCCGACGCGATCGGACTGGCCGCCCGGACCTGTCTGGCCGAGGGAGTGACGGCCTGCGCCGAGGCGGGCATCGGTGGCGCACTGTTCGGCCACAGCCCGGTCGAGCTCGGCGCCTATCAACTCGCCCAGGAACAGGGCAGGTTGCCACTCAGGGTCCAGCTCATGGTGTCCGCCGACCGGCTGCGCCCGGTCACCGCGCACGAGGACGACGGCATTCCCCGCGCCCTCGACCTCGGGCTGCGCACCGGTTTCGGCGACGACCGGCTCTCCGTGGGCGCGCTGAAGATCTACACCGACGGCGGCATGATGGCCCGCACCGCCGCGCTGACCGGCCCGTACCAAGGACTCGACCACGCGGGGCAGTTGCAGGACGACCCGGAGACCCTCGCCGACACCATCGTCGACGGTCATCTGGCGGGCTGGCAGCTCGCCGTGCACGCCATCGGCGACCGTGCGGCCGATGTCGCCCTGGACGCCCTGGAGCGGGCGCAGCGGATCCGGCCGCGCCCGGGCGCCCGGCACCGCATCGAGCACGCGGGCCTGATCCGGCCCGACCAGCTGGACCGCTTCGCGCGGCTGGGCGTGATGGCCGTGATCCAGCCGAACTTCCTGCGGTACTTCGGCGACGACTACGCGGCGATCATGGGGCAGGAGCGGGCGCCCTGGCTGTACCGGGGGAGGGGCTTCCTGGAGCACGGCGTCACGCTCGTGGGCAGCTCCGACCGGCCCGTCACGGACGGATCGCCGCTCAGGGCCGTCCAGTTCATGGTCGAGCGCGCCTCCGTGTCGGGGCGGGTGATCGGACCGGACGAGGGCGTCACGGTCGACGAGGCCCTGCGCGCGTACACCGTGGCCGGTGCCTTCGCCTGCCACTGGGAGGACATTGCGGGGAGCCTGACCCCTGGGAAACGCGCCGACCTGGTGGTCCTGGTCGACGACCCGAGGAGTGTCGACACCTCGCGCATCGGCGACATCGACGTGGTCGCGACATTCGTCGACGGCCTGGAGACCGAGGAGAGCGCACTGTGA
- a CDS encoding ABC transporter ATP-binding protein produces MTTPDTQRPRPGSDILRTALRRNIGAMVWGTVLMGLYQAGETAFPIALGLIVEHTMQGDRSLGALGLSIGALAVIITTVSLSWRFGMRVLQKANTTEAHRWRVRVAACGLQPVARDVDLKSGEILTIATEDADQTADIIEVVPLLISSLVAVVVAAVALGLADIRLGLLVIVGTVAILSILSVMSKRIGASTQEQQARVARAGAKVADLIIGLRPLHGFGGNHAAFRSYRKVSTEAKHQAITVAKVNGVYAGTALALNAVLAAAVTLTAGWLAFEGRITIGELVMAVGLAQFIMEPLKLFSEMPKYVMIARASAERMALVLTAPPVTTPGPERPAADGSLEIDCVRYGTLREVKFQVPAGEFVAIAIYQPRSAADLASVLAVNVPPGAYEGAVRVGGQELADLSVEAVREHMLVNPYDGEIFAGTLRTNIDPSGTSRTVPEAVEASLLTDVVALHREGLEYGVRDRGANLSGGQRQRLSLARALAADTDVLVLHDPTTAVDAVTEQLIARNIAKLRRGRTTVVLTSSPALLDAADRVLVLDDGVITAEDTHRNLLAKNEAYCSAVAR; encoded by the coding sequence ATGACAACTCCTGACACGCAGCGGCCCCGCCCGGGGTCCGACATCCTCCGTACCGCACTGCGTCGCAACATCGGCGCCATGGTCTGGGGCACCGTCCTCATGGGCCTGTACCAAGCGGGTGAGACGGCCTTTCCCATCGCGCTCGGCCTGATCGTCGAACACACGATGCAAGGCGACCGGAGCCTCGGCGCGCTCGGCCTGTCGATCGGCGCGCTGGCCGTGATCATCACGACGGTTTCGCTGTCGTGGCGGTTCGGGATGCGCGTCCTGCAGAAGGCCAACACGACCGAGGCACACCGCTGGCGGGTGCGGGTCGCGGCCTGCGGGCTCCAGCCGGTGGCCAGGGACGTCGACCTCAAGTCCGGCGAGATCCTCACCATCGCCACCGAGGACGCCGACCAGACCGCCGACATCATCGAGGTGGTCCCGCTGCTGATCAGCTCGCTGGTCGCCGTGGTGGTCGCGGCGGTCGCGCTGGGCCTGGCCGACATCCGGCTCGGCCTGCTGGTGATCGTCGGAACCGTCGCGATCCTGTCCATCCTGAGCGTGATGTCCAAGCGGATCGGCGCCAGTACCCAGGAACAGCAGGCCCGGGTCGCGCGGGCCGGAGCGAAGGTCGCCGACCTCATCATCGGCCTCCGCCCGCTGCACGGCTTCGGCGGCAACCACGCGGCCTTCCGGTCCTACCGGAAGGTCAGCACGGAGGCGAAGCACCAGGCGATCACCGTCGCCAAGGTGAACGGCGTCTACGCGGGCACCGCGCTGGCCCTCAACGCGGTCCTCGCCGCCGCCGTGACCCTGACGGCGGGCTGGCTCGCGTTCGAAGGCCGCATCACCATCGGGGAACTCGTCATGGCCGTGGGCCTGGCGCAGTTCATCATGGAACCGCTCAAACTGTTCTCGGAGATGCCGAAGTACGTGATGATCGCGCGCGCGTCCGCCGAGCGGATGGCGCTGGTGCTGACCGCCCCACCGGTGACGACCCCGGGCCCGGAACGCCCGGCCGCGGACGGATCCCTTGAGATCGACTGCGTCCGATACGGGACCCTGCGCGAGGTGAAGTTCCAGGTGCCCGCAGGCGAGTTCGTGGCGATCGCCATCTACCAGCCCCGCTCGGCGGCCGACCTCGCGTCGGTCCTGGCCGTGAACGTCCCGCCAGGGGCGTACGAGGGAGCGGTGCGGGTCGGCGGGCAGGAGCTGGCGGACCTGTCGGTCGAGGCGGTGCGTGAGCACATGCTGGTGAACCCGTACGACGGGGAGATCTTCGCGGGCACCCTCCGCACGAACATCGACCCGTCGGGCACCAGCCGGACAGTCCCCGAGGCCGTCGAGGCGTCCCTGCTGACCGACGTCGTCGCACTGCACCGAGAGGGACTCGAATACGGCGTCCGCGACCGCGGCGCGAACCTCTCAGGTGGGCAGCGCCAACGGCTGTCGCTGGCCCGCGCGCTGGCCGCCGACACCGACGTCCTCGTCCTGCACGATCCGACGACAGCCGTCGACGCGGTCACCGAACAGCTCATCGCCCGCAACATCGCGAAACTGCGCCGGGGCCGCACCACTGTCGTGCTCACCAGCAGCCCGGCACTCCTGGACGCCGCCGACCGTGTCCTCGTACTGGACGACGGCGTCATCACAGCAGAAGACACCCACCGCAACCTCCTGGCCAAGAACGAGGCTTACTGCTCGGCGGTGGCGAGGTGA
- a CDS encoding isochorismatase family protein — translation MGLPVINSYPMPGRSAVPPSGPPWAIDPARAVLLIHDMQNHFVQAFPPDCSPVVELLDNITTLRELAGSLGMPIVFSAEPAAQRPGQRGLMTDIWGPGIDQEPGDDAAITAELTPRVGEHLLVNVRHNAFLRSHLGRLLRSEGRDQLILCGVRAHLGILLTAADAFMHDIQPFVVADAVADFSAEDHSLALRWIGRTSVVCTTNQLIRQLLHGRASQSI, via the coding sequence ATGGGCTTGCCGGTCATCAACTCCTATCCCATGCCTGGCCGTTCCGCGGTCCCGCCCTCGGGTCCGCCCTGGGCGATCGATCCGGCACGGGCCGTCCTGCTGATCCACGACATGCAGAACCACTTCGTCCAGGCCTTCCCGCCGGACTGCTCCCCCGTCGTGGAACTGCTCGACAACATCACCACGCTGCGCGAGCTCGCGGGCTCCCTCGGCATGCCGATCGTGTTCAGCGCCGAGCCGGCCGCCCAACGTCCCGGCCAGCGAGGGCTGATGACCGACATCTGGGGCCCGGGCATCGACCAGGAGCCCGGCGACGACGCGGCGATCACCGCGGAGCTCACGCCCAGAGTGGGGGAACACCTGCTGGTCAACGTCCGCCACAACGCCTTTCTCCGCAGTCACCTGGGGCGGCTGCTGCGCTCCGAGGGGCGCGACCAACTGATCCTGTGCGGGGTGCGGGCGCATCTCGGCATACTGCTGACAGCGGCGGACGCCTTCATGCACGACATCCAGCCGTTCGTCGTGGCCGACGCGGTGGCCGACTTCTCCGCCGAGGACCACTCCCTGGCCCTGCGGTGGATCGGGCGCACCAGCGTCGTGTGCACCACCAACCAGCTGATCCGCCAGCTGCTGCACGGCAGGGCGTCGCAGAGCATTTGA
- a CDS encoding MbtH family protein, which translates to MSTNPFDDTEGRFLVLVNDEGQHSLWPSFAEVPGGWTIAFEENTREACLDFIEAHWTDLRPRSLAASMDA; encoded by the coding sequence ATGAGCACCAACCCTTTCGACGACACCGAAGGCCGTTTCCTGGTCCTGGTGAACGACGAGGGCCAGCACTCACTCTGGCCGTCCTTCGCCGAGGTGCCCGGGGGGTGGACGATCGCCTTCGAGGAGAACACCCGAGAGGCATGCCTGGACTTCATCGAGGCTCACTGGACCGATCTGCGCCCCCGCTCCCTCGCGGCGTCCATGGACGCGTGA